A region from the Osmerus eperlanus chromosome 11, fOsmEpe2.1, whole genome shotgun sequence genome encodes:
- the timm8b gene encoding mitochondrial import inner membrane translocase subunit Tim8 B, with amino-acid sequence MDGFDMNASEKAEASELQRMIAIEQQKAQFQAQVHNFTDVCWDKCMDSPSSKLDSRTETCLVSCVERFIDTTLAITNRFTQMVQKGAH; translated from the exons ATGGATGGATTTGATATGAATGCGTCTGAAAAGGCAGAGGCATCTGAGCTTCAGAGGATGATTGCTATCGAACAGCAGAAAGCACAGTTTCAGGCCCAG GTGCACAACTTCACAGATGTCTGCTGGGACAAGTGCATGGATAGCCCGAGCTCCAAACTGGACTCTCGGACTGAGACGTGCCTAGTGAGCTGTGTGGAACGCTTCATTGACACGACTCTGGCCATTACCAACCGCTTCACGCAGATGGTTCAAAAGGGTGCACACTGA
- the sdhdb gene encoding succinate dehydrogenase [ubiquinone] cytochrome b small subunit B, mitochondrial — MAAIVRISSVCHRGVKPLFYRSSLLTRPLVSQKKEHEHQQPLVLTARLHASPSLYAGSGSKAASLHWTGERVVSILLLAMGPMAYYYPVPTIDYSLAAALTLHGHWGIGQVLTDYVHGDTKIKLANTGLFLLSTVTFAGLCYFNYNDVGICKAIALLWSK, encoded by the exons ATGGCGGCCATCGTCAGGATAAGTTCTGTCTGCCACAGAGGAGTCAAAC ctctgttCTACCGGAGTTCTCTCCTCACCAGACCCCTGGTGTCTCAGAAGAAGGAGCATGAACATCAGCAGCCCCTGGTTCTCACAGCCAGGCTCCATGCCTCGCCCTCACTTtacg CAGGCTCTGGTTCCAAAGCGGCATCTCTTCACTGGACAGGTGAGCGTGTGGTGAGCATCCTATTGCTGGCCATGGGCCCCATGGCCTACTACTATCCTGTCCCCACCATAGACTACTCCCTGGCCGCCGCCCTCACCCTGCACGGACACTG GGGGATTGGCCAGGTGTTGACAGACTACGTCCACGGAGACACCAAGATCAAGCTTGCCAACACTGGGCTCTTTCTTCTGTCCACCGTCACCTTCGCTGGCCTCTGCTACTTCAACTACAACGACGTGGGCATCTGCAAAGCTATAGCTCTGCTGTGGAGCAAATGA
- the bco2b gene encoding beta-carotene oxygenase 2b yields the protein MTSTEPQQNTSPVLKKTKPKGKNHHYTDVHGLPCIENLVRSVEETPEAINTNITGSVPTWINGSLLRNGPGKFEIGNQKFNHWFDGMALLHKFKISGGQVTYKSRFLGSDCYQANNEHSRIVVSEFGTVAMPDPCKNFFQRFLSRFEMPKPSDNDNVSFVTYKGDYYVSTETNFMHRIDPETLEAKEKVDWSKFIAVNGATAHPHNDPDGTTYNMGNSYTGKGATYNIIRVPPTKNSPEDTLEGATVLCSIPSVDKTKPSYYHSFAMSENYVVFIEQPIKMDLLKIVTGKMRGKGISDGVYWDPKRDTFFHLINKQTGKLSSVHYHTKALSTFHQINAFEQDGMLVMDMCASDDGQAINNYMVQNLRQSGEALDEVYNTMSRVFPRRFVLPLNVDHNTPIGKNLNTRPDSTATAIRISKEKVFCSYEELHDEELHKYGGLEFPQINYAKYNTHPYRYFYGCGFRHLVGDTLIKMDLKDKSMKVWEQPGLYPSEPIFVPSPDSTEEDDGVILSVVITPNKDKSTFLLVLDAKSFQELARADVPVNIPYGFHGTFNNTA from the exons ATGACCAGCACGGAGCCTCAGCAGAACACGTCACCAG tgcTGAAGAAGACCAAACCGAAGGGGAAAAACCACCACTACACAGATGTGCATGGCTTGCCCTGCATCGAGAACCTGGTGCGCTCTGTGGAGGAGACCCCTGAGGCTATCAATACCAACATCACAGGAAGTGTGCCCACCTGGATCAATGGCAGCCTCCTCCGGAATGGACCTGGCAAATTTGAGATTGGGAACCAGAA GTTCAACCACTGGTTTGATGGTATGGCCCTTCTTCACAAGTTCAAGATCTCTGGAGGCCAGGTGACCTACAAGAGCCGTTTCCTAGGCAGCGACTGTTACCAGGCCAACAACGAGCACAGCCGTATCGTGGTGTCAGAGTTTGGCACTGTTGCCATGCCTGACCCCTGCAAGAACTTCTTCCAGCGTTTCCTGTCCCGTTTCGAGATGCCCA AGCCGTCAGATAATGACAACGTGAGCTTCGTGACATATAAAGGCGACTACTACGTCAGCACAGAGACCAACTTCATGCACAGAATCGACCCAGAGACTCTTGAGGCTAAGGAGAAG GTGGACTGGAGCAAGTTCATCGCTGTGAATGGAGCCACTGCTCACCCTCACAACGACCCTGATGGCACCACTTACAACATGGGCAACTCCTACACTGGCAAAG GTGCCACCTACAACATCATCCGCGTTCCTCCCACCAAAAATAGCCCAGAGGACACTCTAGAAGGAGCTACAGTGTTGTGCTCCATCCCTTCTGTGGATAAGACCAAGCCGTCCTACTACCACAGCTTTG CCATGTCAGAGAACTACgtggtgttcatagagcagcCGATCAAGATGGACCTGCTAAAGATTGTGACAGGCAAGATGAGGGGGAAGGGTATCAGTGACGGCGTCTACTGGGACCCAAAACGAGACACATTTTTCCACCTAATCAACAAACAGACTGGGAAG CTGAGCTCGGTCCACTACCATACCAAGGCCCTGTCCACCTTCCACCAGATCAACGCCTTTGAGCAGGACGGCATGCTGGTCATGGACATGTGTGCTTCGGACGATGGCCAAGCCATCAACAACTATATGGTGCAGAACCTGCGCCAGTCTGGAGAGGCTCTGGACGAG GTATATAACACCATGTCCAGAGTGTTCCCACGCCGCTTTGTACTGCCCCTCAATGTGGACCATAACACGCCAATAGGAAAGAACCTGAACACTCGGCCTGACAGCACTGCCACCGCTATCAGGATCAGCAAGGAAAAG GTGTTCTGTTCCTATGAGGAGCTTCATGATGAGGAGCTCCACAAATATGGAGGTCTGGAGTTCCCCCAGATCAACTATGCCAAGTACAACACGCATCCCTACCGATACTTCTACGGCTGTGGTTTCCGACACTTGGTGGGAGACACGCTCATCAAAATGGACCTGAAGGACAAATCAATGAAG GTGTGGGAGCAGCCTGGTTTGTACCCGTCTGAGCCCATCTTTGTCCCTTCTCCCGACTCCACCGAGGAAGATGACGGTGTGATCCTGTCTGTGGTTATCACTCCAAATAAG GATAAGAGCACCTTCCTCTTGGTTCTGGATGCCAAATCTTTCCAAGAGTTGGCCAGAGCCGACGTCCCTGTCAACATCCCCTACGGCTTCCATGGGACATTCAACAACACAGCATAG